The window ATTAGGGTTCCGTAAACGTGTTGGTTGGACGTGTTTTCAAGTGTTAAGTTTGAAATCAAATGTTTGGAAACTAATTGGAGATGTAAAGTATTCATTTCATAGTAGGATTGGTATCTTATGCAATGGGGCACTTCATTGGATTATGAAAGATTCTTCATCTCCAAATAAGAAGAGAGTCATTGCTTCGTTTCAGCTATCTGAAgaaaaatttatcaaaatttcCGAACCTGATGATGAGCGATATGAATCTGGTGTTGCTAGCTGCCCAAATATGAATTTAGGTATTATCGAAGATTGTTTATGCGTATTTCCTTGTGATGGGTTTAACGATAACTTATGGATGCTGAAGAACTACAATGGAAAGCTGTCTTGGGAAATGTTTGAAAAGGACTGTGATATGAACTTAGCTTTACAATGCTTGAAAGAGCAGGAACATTACGTTCCTAACAAGAGAACTTTGTGTCGTGATATGCTGTTCTACAAGACTAAGGAATATATTTGTGCCCCTATCTATATGGAGAGTCTTGTATCTCCTTATGTTAATGGGAGGCCAAAGAGAAAGATACAAGAGAGTAATAGCAAGAAGAGTTGTAAGGTGCGTtcattttgtttatcatataatacAAACTGTGGAATTATATCTGGATACTGAATTCTTATTAATGCTTATGATGATTCCTGTACATCCCTAAAAAACTGTGTTGATCTAGGCCTCATAGCTCAATCTTCATGTTTACTCATGGGATGCTCTCATTTTCTTTTGTAATATATGAGGTCTGCAAAAGGACATTGTCTATAGTTTAAAGTTTTGATCATGGAGCATACTTAAGTTTACTAGCATTCAAGAAGCTAGGAACTCTTCCTGAATTCACTTATATTCTGTTATGACCAAAGATACCAACTACTAACACTAACCACTCAACTAAGCCTGCCTAACTGATCTAACAGTAAAAAAAACCTTATTGCCCTCACGGCTCTACTTAAGCCACAACTGACAGGACGAAACGTATGCCTAATAAGAAGTGTAACAGACTCATTACCTTCACCCAGTATACATTTGGCCTTCATTTATTTGTATTCTTGCAATGCActtcaattttatttatttgtattcTTGCAATGCACTTCAATTGCAACTATTATTTACTCTTTGAGTCTGGTATATATAATGTTGACTGTTCACTGACTTCCCCTTTTGATTTCTCAGTTGATTAAGCGAGACCCTATGCTTCCAGGAGCAAGTGGCTAAGTTTGAGGCTGTTGAAGCAGTTTGGATGACATGGCATTGCTTGTTCTCTCTGCCATAAAGATAGCTTCTGATAGTTTTTAGTATCTTATGTTAATAAATTGTGTTTGATGGATTTCAAAAACTTGTGTTTGATGGATTTCAGAAACgtatgtttgatgtttttaaaGTGTGATGATTTCTTAGTTTCTAGTAATATTCTTACTTTACTCTGATCTTAGAATTCATACTCGAATTCATTTCAACTACAGTGTTTTTTTTGTTCATTTAATTCCACATGCCAAATCAAATGCTCTTAATTCACATCAAAGGGCAGTATAGTATTTTTAAGTATGTCAGGGGCAAAACGCGCAATAAAAACATGTTATAGGGATGgaccaagttaaaaaaaaaacattagggaccaagcgtgtagaTTAtcaaaaaccacagggaccattcgtgtaatttatgcaaaacaaaataataaaatatgtgGGTCACGAAGAAATTTAGAAAAAGGAGGGGTTGTATTGCAACAGTTTAATGTTAAGCTCAACAATGGAATTAGGGCTTATATAAGACTTTCACAGGGCAACCCTGATGAAATAGTTGAAGTTCATAAAATTATTCATAAGTCGTACAGCAGGataacacctat of the Lactuca sativa cultivar Salinas chromosome 6, Lsat_Salinas_v11, whole genome shotgun sequence genome contains:
- the LOC128126824 gene encoding F-box protein CPR1-like produces the protein MAELHDDVLPNILKRLNVSDLIRCKSVCKSWENLISDSSFIKFHMNYSYQIDYKNSDIDRWIVMSRVSYRNGSRVCDVDDRLFDDRDCHLLGSSNGLVCISSFASQLVVANPSTREVQTLQEPQILDTKHLCWGFGYDSSTDDYKVVLGFRKRVGWTCFQVLSLKSNVWKLIGDVKYSFHSRIGILCNGALHWIMKDSSSPNKKRVIASFQLSEEKFIKISEPDDERYESGVASCPNMNLGIIEDCLCVFPCDGFNDNLWMLKNYNGKLSWEMFEKDCDMNLALQCLKEQEHYVPNKRTLCRDMLFYKTKEYICAPIYMESLVSPYVNGRPKRKIQESNSKKSCKVRSFCLSYNTNCGIISGY